In Sulfitobacter albidus, the following proteins share a genomic window:
- a CDS encoding DUF2927 domain-containing protein, with product MALNACTPSTEGHVSRQMNVADSGLPPVRLFATQVPPGPVRANNDLALDFIELSFRLESGRELPVFTRFEGPITVAVVGAAPPTLQPDLTRLVSRLRNEARIDIRQRASGPANITINAVPQREIRKVLPQAACFVAPNVSTLDEYRKARKKNKSSWSSLRKRERLAIFLPNDVSPQEVRDCLHEELAQSLGPLNDLYRLPDSVFNDDNVHTVLTGFDMLMLRTYYAPELRNGMTRGQVASALPGILTRINPQGNYAASRFATRTPGAWKRAIESALGPASSRTERRAGAQNALSIAKSMGWTDQRRAFAHYAMARVVQRDDPALAQQHYSRANQYYQATPGTHLHRAYVATQLAAHAISQGNGARALALTGPHIDTATRNENAALLSTLLLLRAEALDLENRPAEAQAVRLDSLGWARYGFGDDWAVRAKLREIAALNPLKG from the coding sequence ATGGCACTGAACGCATGTACGCCGTCGACCGAAGGGCATGTCTCGCGGCAGATGAATGTCGCAGACAGCGGCCTGCCGCCGGTCCGGCTTTTTGCGACGCAGGTGCCCCCGGGCCCCGTGCGGGCCAACAATGATCTGGCGCTCGATTTTATCGAACTGTCGTTCCGGCTGGAATCCGGGCGGGAGCTGCCGGTGTTCACCCGTTTCGAAGGGCCGATCACCGTGGCCGTGGTGGGCGCCGCTCCGCCAACCCTGCAACCGGATCTGACCCGGCTGGTGAGCCGTCTGCGCAACGAGGCGCGCATCGACATCCGTCAACGCGCCAGTGGCCCCGCCAACATCACCATCAACGCGGTGCCCCAGCGTGAAATCCGCAAGGTGCTGCCGCAGGCGGCGTGTTTCGTCGCCCCCAACGTCAGCACGCTCGATGAATACCGCAAGGCCCGTAAAAAGAACAAAAGCAGCTGGAGCAGTCTGCGCAAGCGCGAGCGTCTGGCGATCTTCCTGCCCAACGACGTGAGCCCGCAGGAAGTGCGCGATTGCCTGCACGAAGAGCTGGCACAATCGCTTGGGCCCCTCAACGATCTCTACCGCTTGCCGGATTCGGTGTTCAACGACGACAATGTGCACACTGTTCTGACCGGTTTCGACATGCTGATGCTGCGCACCTACTACGCACCCGAGCTGCGCAACGGCATGACCCGTGGTCAAGTGGCAAGCGCGCTGCCCGGTATCCTCACCCGCATCAATCCGCAGGGCAATTACGCCGCCTCACGCTTTGCAACCCGCACGCCCGGCGCGTGGAAGCGCGCCATCGAATCCGCCCTTGGCCCTGCCTCATCGCGCACAGAGCGGCGCGCGGGTGCGCAGAACGCCCTGAGCATCGCAAAATCCATGGGCTGGACCGACCAGCGCCGCGCTTTTGCCCACTACGCCATGGCCCGCGTGGTGCAGCGGGACGATCCGGCGCTGGCCCAGCAACACTACAGCCGCGCCAACCAGTATTATCAGGCCACCCCCGGCACCCATCTGCACCGCGCTTACGTCGCCACGCAGCTGGCCGCCCACGCGATTTCGCAAGGCAACGGCGCGCGGGCGCTGGCGCTGACCGGCCCGCATATCGACACCGCCACCCGTAATGAGAACGCCGCATTGCTTTCCACCCTGCTGCTGCTACGTGCAGAGGCGCTGGATCTTGAAAACCGCCCCGCCGAGGCACAGGCCGTGCGTCTGGACAGTCTGGGATGGGCGCGCTACGGCTTCGGCGACGACTGGGCTGTGCGGGCCAAGCTGCGCGAGATCGCGGCACTCAACCCGCTGAAAGGATAG
- a CDS encoding AAA family ATPase — translation MKFQGTDDYVATDDLKIAVNAAVQLERPLLVKGEPGTGKTELARQVSAAMDLPMIEWNIKSTTRAQQGLYEYDAVSRLRDSQLGEERVHDVKNYIRKGKLWEAFEAEKKVVLLIDEIDKADIEFPNDLLQELDKMEFYVYETGEMVKAKVRPIVIITSNNEKELPDAFLRRCFFHYIQFPEMETLKKIVEVHHPGIKQDLLTTALTQFYEIRDQQGLKKKPSTSEVIDWLKLLLAEDMDAADLKSDGASALPKLHGALLKNEQDVHLFERLAFMARGGR, via the coding sequence ATGAAATTCCAGGGCACCGACGATTATGTCGCAACCGACGACCTCAAAATCGCGGTGAATGCCGCGGTGCAACTGGAGCGGCCCTTGCTCGTTAAAGGCGAGCCCGGCACCGGCAAAACAGAGCTTGCGCGACAGGTCTCGGCGGCGATGGATCTGCCGATGATCGAATGGAACATCAAATCCACCACCCGCGCCCAGCAGGGCCTTTACGAATACGACGCCGTGTCGCGCCTGCGTGACAGCCAGCTGGGCGAAGAGCGCGTGCATGACGTCAAGAACTACATCCGCAAGGGCAAGCTGTGGGAGGCGTTCGAGGCCGAGAAGAAGGTCGTTCTGCTGATTGACGAGATCGACAAGGCCGACATCGAATTCCCCAACGACCTGCTGCAAGAGCTCGATAAGATGGAGTTCTACGTCTACGAGACCGGCGAGATGGTCAAGGCAAAGGTCCGGCCCATCGTCATCATCACCTCCAACAACGAAAAGGAACTGCCCGACGCCTTCCTGCGCCGCTGTTTCTTTCACTATATCCAATTCCCCGAGATGGAGACGCTGAAAAAGATCGTCGAGGTGCACCACCCCGGCATCAAGCAGGATCTGCTGACGACCGCCCTTACCCAATTCTACGAAATCCGCGATCAGCAGGGGCTGAAGAAAAAGCCTTCGACCTCCGAGGTCATCGACTGGCTGAAACTACTTCTGGCCGAGGATATGGACGCCGCCGATCTGAAATCCGACGGCGCTTCGGCCCTGCCGAAACTGCACGGCGCGCTTTTGAAGAACGAACAGGACGTGCATCTGTTCGAACGTCTCGCTTTCATGGCGCGCGGCGGGCGCTGA
- the dksA gene encoding RNA polymerase-binding protein DksA yields the protein MKQEAFLPDDYRPAEDEPFMNDRQVEYFRRKLLDWKAELLAGSRDTIETLQDGTRNIPDVTDRASEETDRALELRTRDRARKLVGKIDAALRRIDEGEFGYCSVTGDPISLKRLDARPIATMSLEAQERHERRERVHRDD from the coding sequence ATGAAACAAGAGGCGTTCTTGCCAGACGACTACAGGCCCGCAGAAGACGAGCCGTTCATGAATGACCGTCAGGTCGAATACTTCCGCCGCAAGCTATTGGATTGGAAAGCCGAACTGCTGGCGGGCAGCCGCGATACCATCGAAACCCTGCAGGACGGCACCCGCAACATCCCCGACGTGACCGACCGCGCGTCCGAGGAAACCGATCGCGCGCTTGAGCTGCGCACCCGTGACCGCGCCCGCAAGCTGGTGGGCAAGATCGACGCCGCCCTGCGCCGCATCGACGAGGGTGAATTCGGCTACTGCTCGGTGACCGGCGATCCGATCTCGCTCAAACGTCTCGACGCGCGGCCCATCGCGACCATGAGCCTTGAGGCGCAGGAGCGTCACGAGCGCCGCGAGCGCGTGCACCGCGACGATTGA
- a CDS encoding FAD-dependent monooxygenase: MRNALVIGAGVGGLACALALARRGVAVTVLERAQALREVGAGIQISPNGLVVLRALGLERALRARRAVEGQAVILRDHARGDEVARLDLGLLPSGQSYLFAHRADLIEVLARAVREAGVTLRLGVEVTDVVPGDLPSVLCADETSLRAELVVGADGIHSRTRRVLNGEDAAEFTGQVAWRATVRGVDHPAAAVVSMGPGRHLVSYPIRGGDLVNLVAVEERDAWAAEGWALPDDPANLRAGFAAFGGPARALIDAVEAPTLWGLHRHPVAPVWQRGGVALLGDAAHPTLPFLAQGANQALEDAWVLAACAGDLPRFEALRAARVPRVIRAAERNAWRYHLHPGPLRTVAHTALRLGSRVAPGRMLRGFDWLYAHDVTREV; encoded by the coding sequence ATGCGCAATGCACTCGTGATCGGCGCCGGTGTCGGCGGGCTGGCCTGCGCGCTGGCGCTCGCGCGGCGCGGCGTGGCGGTGACGGTGCTGGAGCGCGCGCAGGCGCTGCGCGAGGTCGGCGCGGGGATCCAGATCAGCCCCAACGGGCTGGTCGTGCTGCGCGCGCTGGGGCTTGAGCGTGCCTTGCGCGCGCGCCGCGCGGTCGAGGGGCAGGCGGTGATCCTGCGCGATCATGCGCGCGGCGATGAGGTCGCGCGGCTGGATCTGGGGCTGTTGCCGTCAGGGCAAAGCTATCTCTTTGCCCATCGCGCCGATCTGATCGAGGTACTGGCCCGCGCCGTGCGCGAGGCGGGGGTGACCCTGCGGCTGGGTGTGGAGGTGACGGACGTGGTGCCGGGCGATCTGCCCTCGGTCCTCTGCGCCGATGAGACGTCGCTGCGCGCTGAACTGGTGGTGGGCGCTGACGGCATCCATTCGCGCACGCGCCGGGTGCTCAACGGCGAGGATGCGGCGGAATTTACCGGGCAGGTGGCGTGGCGCGCCACGGTGCGCGGCGTCGATCACCCGGCGGCGGCGGTCGTCAGCATGGGGCCGGGGCGTCATCTGGTCAGCTACCCGATCCGGGGCGGCGATCTGGTGAACCTTGTGGCGGTTGAGGAACGCGACGCCTGGGCCGCCGAGGGCTGGGCGCTGCCCGATGATCCGGCAAACCTGCGCGCGGGTTTTGCGGCGTTCGGGGGCCCGGCGCGCGCGCTGATCGACGCGGTCGAGGCGCCGACGCTCTGGGGCCTGCACCGCCATCCGGTCGCCCCCGTCTGGCAGCGCGGCGGTGTGGCTTTGCTGGGCGATGCGGCGCATCCGACGCTGCCCTTTCTGGCGCAAGGCGCCAATCAGGCGCTGGAGGATGCCTGGGTGCTGGCCGCCTGCGCCGGTGATCTGCCCCGCTTTGAGGCGTTGCGCGCCGCGCGGGTGCCGCGCGTCATCCGCGCGGCGGAGCGTAACGCCTGGCGCTACCACCTGCACCCCGGCCCGTTGCGCACGGTGGCGCATACGGCGTTGCGCCTGGGCAGTCGCGTAGCACCCGGGCGGATGCTGCGCGGGTTCGACTGGCTCTATGCCCACGACGTGACGCGCGAGGTGTGA
- a CDS encoding ornithine cyclodeaminase, producing the protein MTQPSEKAFVPFVSVDHMMQLIHHVGLKPMLRGIADRIEADFHRWPDFDKTPRVASHSDVGVIELMPTSDGDVYGFKYVNGHPGNTKGGLQTVTAFGLLSDVATGYPVLFSEMTILTALRTAATSAFAARVLAPAGSKVMAMIGNGAQSEFQSLAMQEVVGIEEVRLYDIDPAATEKAARNLAGSGLRVVPCKTAEEAIEGAQIITTCTADKQYATILTDNMVGAGVHLNAIGGDCPGKTELAPAILHRADIFVEYPEQTRIEGEIQQLDPDHKVTELWEVVTGAAKGRTSERQITLFDSVGFAIEDFSALCYVRDAIRGTDYFTPLDMLADPDDPRDLFGMVQRAG; encoded by the coding sequence ATGACCCAACCCTCCGAAAAAGCCTTTGTGCCCTTTGTCAGCGTCGATCACATGATGCAGCTCATTCACCACGTTGGGCTGAAGCCCATGCTGCGCGGCATTGCCGACCGGATCGAGGCGGATTTCCACCGCTGGCCCGATTTCGACAAGACGCCGCGCGTGGCGTCCCATTCCGACGTCGGCGTGATCGAGCTGATGCCGACCTCCGATGGCGATGTCTACGGCTTCAAATACGTGAACGGCCACCCCGGCAACACCAAGGGCGGTTTGCAGACCGTGACCGCCTTTGGCCTGCTGTCGGATGTGGCGACGGGCTATCCGGTGCTCTTCTCCGAGATGACGATCCTGACGGCTCTGCGCACCGCGGCGACCTCGGCCTTCGCGGCCCGGGTGCTGGCGCCCGCGGGCTCAAAGGTGATGGCAATGATCGGCAACGGCGCGCAGTCCGAATTCCAGTCGCTCGCCATGCAGGAAGTCGTGGGCATCGAGGAGGTGCGCCTGTATGATATCGACCCGGCGGCGACCGAGAAGGCCGCGCGCAACCTCGCCGGATCGGGCCTGCGCGTGGTGCCCTGCAAGACCGCCGAAGAGGCGATCGAGGGCGCGCAGATCATCACCACCTGCACCGCCGACAAGCAATACGCGACCATCCTCACCGACAACATGGTCGGCGCGGGCGTGCATCTGAACGCCATCGGCGGCGATTGCCCCGGCAAAACCGAGCTTGCCCCCGCGATCCTGCACCGCGCCGATATCTTTGTGGAATACCCCGAACAGACGCGGATCGAGGGCGAGATCCAGCAGCTGGACCCCGATCACAAGGTGACCGAGCTTTGGGAGGTCGTGACCGGCGCCGCCAAGGGGCGCACATCGGAGCGCCAGATCACGCTTTTCGACAGTGTGGGCTTCGCGATCGAGGATTTCTCGGCACTGTGCTATGTGCGCGACGCCATCAGGGGGACCGACTATTTCACCCCGCTCGACATGCTCGCCGACCCGGACGATCCGCGCGATCTGTTCGGCATGGTGCAGCGCGCGGGCTGA
- a CDS encoding Lrp/AsnC family transcriptional regulator, with amino-acid sequence MDETDERLIAALRHDARASLSDLAAALGLARTTVRARLARLRAGGEIVGFTVVTRADVARDPVRGLMMIGIEGRGAARIKRQLSAMAELRAVHATNGRWDLIVEIGTDTLAAFDLVLDRIRRLDGVVSSETSLLLSTQKAGLGAAGGEDPKGGQRQR; translated from the coding sequence ATGGACGAAACGGATGAACGGCTGATCGCGGCGCTGCGCCACGACGCGCGCGCCTCGCTGTCGGATCTTGCGGCGGCGCTGGGGCTGGCGCGCACCACGGTGCGGGCCCGGCTGGCGCGGCTGCGCGCGGGCGGGGAGATCGTGGGATTTACCGTCGTCACCCGCGCGGATGTGGCGCGCGATCCGGTGCGCGGCCTGATGATGATCGGGATCGAGGGGCGCGGCGCCGCGCGCATCAAGCGCCAGCTGAGCGCCATGGCCGAGTTGCGCGCGGTGCACGCCACGAACGGGCGCTGGGATCTGATCGTCGAGATCGGGACCGATACGCTGGCCGCCTTTGATCTGGTGCTGGACCGTATCCGGCGGCTCGACGGGGTGGTCAGCAGCGAAACCAGCCTGCTGCTGAGCACGCAAAAGGCGGGCTTAGGGGCGGCGGGCGGCGAGGATCCAAAGGGTGGCCAGCGCCAGCGATAA
- a CDS encoding YqaA family protein, which yields MIQRLYDWTIHLAEHRHAMWVLAIVAFIESSVFPIPPDVIMIPMILARPSRAFVIAGVALLASVLGGLLGYAIGALAFETLGEPILTALGKGDAMAEFAERFNNMGFWAILTAGVTPFPYKVITIMSGWTAMPMGVFIATSILARGLRFFLVAGLLWKFGAPVRDFIERRLPLMFTLAVALLIGGFYAIKFL from the coding sequence ATGATCCAACGCCTCTACGACTGGACGATCCACCTGGCAGAGCATCGCCATGCGATGTGGGTGCTGGCCATTGTCGCCTTCATCGAAAGCTCGGTCTTTCCGATCCCGCCGGACGTCATTATGATCCCGATGATCCTTGCCCGCCCCAGCCGCGCCTTTGTCATCGCGGGCGTGGCGCTGCTGGCCTCGGTCTTGGGCGGGCTGTTGGGATACGCCATAGGCGCGCTTGCGTTCGAAACCCTGGGCGAGCCGATCCTGACCGCCCTGGGCAAGGGTGACGCCATGGCCGAATTCGCCGAACGGTTCAACAATATGGGCTTCTGGGCGATCCTCACGGCGGGGGTTACACCTTTTCCCTATAAGGTTATCACGATCATGTCAGGCTGGACGGCGATGCCGATGGGCGTTTTCATCGCCACCTCGATCCTCGCGCGCGGGCTGCGGTTTTTCCTTGTGGCGGGCCTTTTGTGGAAATTCGGCGCCCCGGTACGCGATTTCATCGAACGTCGCCTGCCGCTGATGTTCACCCTCGCCGTCGCCCTGCTGATCGGCGGCTTTTACGCGATCAAGTTCCTATGA